Part of the Palaemon carinicauda isolate YSFRI2023 chromosome 8, ASM3689809v2, whole genome shotgun sequence genome is shown below.
CTTCTACATCCTCTAACATGGTGGAAATAAGAGTTTTGGCTTTTTCACTGTATCAATATATGGGAGACCTATCTGGATGTGGATCACTTACTGCAATATGAGCTTAAACATCTTTAAATTTTCCTaattctttttcttcaagaatgaaTATTGAGTGATTCACAACCAACGTGTCACTTAATTCTGCCTGTTGATtgagaaaacaaatatttaatcttttcttctctagtATCGCCTAATTGAATGCTAACATCAACACCTGGAGGAACTAAATCATTCTGAATTCTATTATTCCGGCACTTTGGATCTGGCTGATCAATATCATCTTCACTGATTATCCCATAACAAACTAATAAAGTTCCAACCTTCACTGTCATCCTAGTTTTCGTATTATTTACCAATGGTAAAAATACATCCTAAGCATCATTAACTTTAAGGCACAATGCAGACTGGGTTTGACACTCCTTAATTTTAGGTACAAATTCTAGCAATGTGTTAGAAGGTTCATCTACAGCTAATAGGTAAATACCAGCAGTTAACTGGGGTAGAATAAGTTTCTTTCTAAGTTTAACTTGAGCCTTGTGAGTTTCATTAGGTTGAAGTACCTTAATCTGCCTGACCCTTTTGTTAGATGGTCTGGGTCTCAAATATCTTACTGGATGAATAAATCTAtcccaaacaattattttctttgcatcatcCTATGTCATTGGTACAGACCTAATAAAATCTGCTCCTAACAATACGTCTGTGTCCAAATAACCCTCTGGCACTGCAGAAAATAAATGGGTATCCACCCTGGATCCAATGTGAACGTCCAAATACACTGTACCAAGAACAGGGAGAACATGCTGAGTTACTTCAGTAAGTTGTGGGATATTCCTCATTTGATTACAATGTAAACCTAAACTTTCTATAAGCCTGTTCTGTGCTACACATACTTCACTGCCAGTATCAATTAAGGCATGGCACATTACATGATTTATCATCAAATTGATAGAAGAAGACCTGTTACTGGCCGTTAGTCACTCCTTTCGGAAAGGACCTGGGCACTGTGCTGAACCTCATTTACAACCTGGTCTGTGGCAGTCAAAACAAACACCTCTTGGAGGATTATGCAGACATTCAGAAACCTTGTGATCTCTAGCCTTACAATAAGCACAATACtgattgtttccctttttcttACCTAATCTCTTTAATTGGTTGGACAAATAACTAACCTGCTTCTCCTGATTCTCCAATTTTCATGTGGTTTGTGCGTTACTATTTACTGCAGGTGTTGGAATGGAATTGGAGTTATTAACAGGAAAAACTCTGCGTTGGGGAAATGATACCCATACTCAACCAGTTCAATGAATCTTTCCAAAGGAAACCTTTGAGTCGTTCTTGGGATCTAACATCAAGCCCATTATACATCTTCCTTTTCACAAGATTGTCAGCTTTCGGCAGGATATCCTTAGGGAATTTCAATGCAAAGGCAGATAATTTACATTTTATTCTGTTAACAAATGTTCTAGGGACTTTATCTACACTGTACCGTTCCATCTCTATTTCCTGCCAAGACTCTGTAATATTAACTGAACAAGCAAAGTGGTAATTCTGAAAGTCCTTGACTTGACTCCAAGATATATTATTTCCCCTTTTGGGCATTTGAGCCGTTATTAGCATTGTAATTTTTTGATCCACTCTGGTAAGTGCTACTTGGATCCTATCCATGTCTGCAGAAACACAGAACTCTACTTGACAAAAAAACCAAGCCAGTCTATTATCAgttatgtaccaaccatgtgtcacacgatcgtacatagtaacgatatttcattttgtgtatatattatgcttgtatcttcgctctcccctcgcactaaaaagaacctgaaataacatgtatgtttttctcaccattaactgttaaccagtgtggtataagttgaacaggaaatttcctgttgcactgaacctgaaataatgtgtctgttttttctcaccgttaactgttaaccagtacgGTGTCTGTTGaaaaagaaatttcctgttgcatagagtttttgtatataaaagcgagtgtctataataaagttactaagttactttcatcctgtctttgagtcacaaccttctctcggctcctcattggtgacccaggaagtcgacttgctcctcccgccttccacccgccCTCgtccctccgtcattggtactatggcggactctacggaagttggcgctgcggctgccccattgaaactttcgtcattcaccagcagagaggtgtttgtttggtttcagcgcgcagaagtccagtttcgcatcaagggcgtgactcgctcaaccaccagagcagattatgttctcacggcgatacccgaggacaccttcccagaaatatccgacatggttttgtgaacaaggagacacccgaatagtgtatgacaccctcaaaacataccttctgcagtagtactcgccgtcgccagccgccagtagagcatagatttttcagctctctcaacaaccgttgggggaccaaagggcttcactcaccctcagcgaaatgaccagtatcgctcacctgcaacctgctgcagacggctctcctcgtgaggtgaacctacttcgtgccctttcgatacgccgtttacccgaacctgtacgcgctgccatacccgatgtcgatagtttacccataaaggacttgatgaccaaagccaacgcccttatggacagccacttcaagacctccatcaacgcctccactcctgacgaagaggacgcctattcaacgtcaaccaaagctgacgtgaatgccttaggacatacaggcctaccccgtgacgtgctgaagcagcgacaaagccacccatcacccaccactcgctcccgccccaaccaacgacttctacagccacttactgcctctcaTCCACCGCACTTTTGCTACTTCCACACCAGATTCAGGGCAACTGCgaataaatgtgccaaggattgtcagtggccaaaaaacgtctaAGTAAGCCATcgatcgtggcggtggcctcccgtgtttctaatcttttctttttacatgatgcaggaacaggcatgcgatttctggtagacacgggtgcttgtcgttctcttttgccaagggaactcttcaggacatgacgtagtctgtctacgtcagccaacgttcgcttggtagctgccaacggatctgcgatacccacttatggttatgagaacctcatattatcgtttggaaacggtaaatttatttggaagtttctcgttgctgacgtcacattgccaatcctcggtgcggatttcctctttcatttcaccttctggtcgatgtcgcccaccaacgattggtcaacacagactcgtacttgtcgacacctcttcaacccgctcctccaacctcgctctctacatcagcgcacccacggatgcctacgcccacctcctcacgttgtacctggaagttttccgtccacaacttcgccaaacgcccagggctcctgccaagcacggtatttatcaccatatcaagacgacgggaccccagtcttcgcaaaattcagacgtctggcaccggaacgattggcagccgccaaacagacattcgccaaaatggaggaaatgggcctttgccaaaaggcctccagcctatggtcgtcacccttacatatggttctgaagaaagacggctccctccgtccgtgcgggtattacaggcacctgaatatgcaaacagaaccagatcactaccccctcccaaacatcgccaacatgacctatctgcacaaagcgaaggttttctctactctcgacctcctgaaggggtattctCAGgttcctatgaaccaagaagacatccccaagaccgccatcaccactccgtttggtatatacaccttcaattactcctgttttggccttcataatgctggggccacgtttcaacgtctcatggatggcatcttaggggacctccccttctgtgtatgttatgtggacgacatacttgtgttctcctcctcaaaagaggaacacttccatcacctgcacatcttgctcgaccgcctgcaacgaaACTACCttatagtccggtacaacaagtgtacctttggcgccaatgaagtgtcgttcttagggcaccgcattactcctgaaggagtccatctcctccctgagaaggtagcagccgttcaggacttccccgtgtccctgactgtcaaagctctgcaggaattcttgggcatgatcaactattatcaccgttttctgccggctattgccgccactattgctcctctccatgcctccctcaagggcaagccaaaggacctgaagtgaggtcccctccAAGAAGCGGCCttgtgcaatgcaaagaaggccctatcaaccgctgcagctctcacttttcctatcccacctgcccctctccttctctccaccgatgccagtgacgtcgctattggtgcagtactcgagagcAGATGGTCAACGGttcgccccgcctattggccttcttcagcagaaaactgttcaaggcagaggttgagggaaaggctggttcccggggtctttttatttcttacttctataagtgctagtacatgacagctactccaaactggtacccctTTACAAAggagaaagtaagaatttcacatGATAATAAGGGGAGCAGCACCGTTTCCCCTCTTCACTGATCACTGTCGACTTGAAGAGTGCATTATGAGCTTACCTCgcacagctacgcccgaggctcactcaactacgcctttgtttaccttgtgcactcaatcacaaactctcgaccgcagacacaactactcctgtgttacgcctctctacaccttcgcgtatgcacactcgatcctacacttCAACCACGTGTGGCTAAAATAACATtctgatgagatgaaaaccaattcattTGTAAAGTCCAATATTCGTcaagggaattaccattcagttgaaTGAAGCTTTTCTGTCATTAACTTTGTTTTTGCGTCTGGAGAGAAGGAATGCAATGTTTATACATGTAGTTGATCGTGGAACAAAGCCTTATCTCATGAAATTACTGTAAGACCAACACTCCCTTTCCTTATTGCCCTCGCAAAGCAGAGAGATCTAATTTAAGCTCACGGTTATAATAAAGGTCATATTCAAGCACATGGTTTCCGTACACAAAGGCAACAGTGAGCGGTCAGCAAATTAGCATTGAAGTGGCATAAACAACCTTATTCACTGCTGCAACAGGACCACAACCTTAGGAAGCATACCCTAATTTCCCACCAATGGTTAAAAATATGTAGACTACGTTAATAAGAATATCTGTCCATGTATAAGGAGTAGAATATAAAAATGATACCAAGACCAGCAACATACAAATTGAACTTCTCCAATGAGACACTTATTTAGGAAACTCATGCTCAACCCATACAGAGTGAAGGTCTTACAGGTTATTGTGCAATGCATTGTAAAGACCACAAACCTACCTTGAAGATATATATCACAAGTCAGCTCCGATTTGAGATTCCCTTTGAATAACCACTGTAAACTACCTGTATACAGTAcatgaaaggtttatatatatatatatatatatatatatatatatatatatatatatatatatatatatatatatatatatatatatatatatacagtatatatatccagagaatgcacaaaggctactaacccctcgcaagcaagatgaaatcttgctatAGCAACATGCTgtatagttaggttttgtggaattctcatgattatagagttcatttaccttgacatacaacacatatcttcatacaagaattagtatatatatatatatatatatatatatatatatatatatatgtgtatgtgtgtgtgtatatatatatatatatatatatatatatatatatatatatatatatatatatgtacacacatatatatgtatatatatatatacatatatatatatatatatatatatatatatatatatatatatatatatatatatatatatatatatatatatatatatatatatatacacacacatatatatgtatatatatacatctatatatatatatatatatatatatatatatatatatatatatatatatatatatatatatatatatatatatatatatatatatatatatatatatatacacacacacacacacacacacatatatatatatatatatatatatatatatatatatatatatatatatatatatatatatatatatatatatatacatgtatgtatatatatatatatatatatatatatatatatatatatatatatatatatatatatatatatatatatatatatatgttacagtcaaactgtgaaatcagttatttcgtgaaatgactaaaactgtcggtcattacatgtaatgcctgtaggggttAGTCAATTCATGATATGACTGATAAATCTAGTCATTCCGCGAAATGACtgatttattgtcatttttgttacaCCATATGGCTGTTATTCTTTAAGCAAAGTGTAAATTAGTATTTTGACTCGTTTCATCTATATACGAAATAACTCCGGCTACGAATATAGTACACATTACTCTCACCTCCCttactacaagatcagtttattctaGTACCTTGACAAGATGTCTGAGAGCATAGAGTTAAAATTTCGTGAAGAGTTATTTTCTAGGTATGAGAAATGTTCCAAGTATCTCATTCCGAAAgacgcttattttcaaatgattgaggaCATTCATAGAGCTAGCGAAAGAAAGATCACGAAAATTCATTACGAATATTACCTTATGAGTAAATATGAAGTGTTACAGTGTGGGgatgttgagaaaattattaagaaacgaCAAACTCTAGACGAAACACCGGTGTACTATGTCTCCATTGAGGACACATTTGACATAGTTAAAAGAGCACACGTTGCAACCGGTCACGGCGGTCGAGACAGAATGACAAAAGAACTCCAAGTGAAATATGACAACATTCAGCGAGATGCAATTGAACTATTCAAGTCGTTATGCCTGGAAtgccagaaaaagagaaagagaccaATGACAAAGGGTGTTGTAGTTAAACCTATTCCGAGTACTGAATTTTCATCACGTGGCCAGGTTGATCTCATAGACATGCAGTCTATGTCATGTACAGTAGAACCTTCAAATGGATTATGGTGTACCAAGACCATCTGACAAAGTTTTGCGTTCCAACTTGCTGATAACTTTCTACTTCTGGGTGCTCCTGTAATCCTTCAATCAGACAATGGTTCTGAGTTTACAGCTCAGATTATTACTGAACTACGTTCTTTGTGGCCTGAATTGTCAATCGTTCACGGCAAGCCTagacacccacagagccaaggctctgttgagcgagcaaatggtgacataaaagacatgcttgtagcgtggatggctgacaacaactcaacggactgggctacaggcatcaaatttgttcagttttccaagAATCTGGCTTACCATGCAGGGATCAAAAGGAGTCCATATGCTGCAATGTTCGGTGTGAATACCCGAGTCGGACTGACGTCAACATCACTTCCACAGGAAATCATCAGTTGCCTGCAGTCTGAGCAAGACCTTATAACAACGCTTCAGCAGCAAGAAACAGATGCCAACGAGCCAGAAGCAGAAGCTGATGTCAATGAACCCAAGCGAGAACcacccaaagctgaaataaatgagTCTGAACAAGAGCCGAGCCACAATCCCAGCATCAAACGAACCTTGATCAACTTCATAACAGCATCAGCTCCCAGCAAGTGAATCTCAGAGACAacaagcagaacgtatggttaaGAGGAGCCGAACAGAATTAGTAGCAGGGGAGATAGGAGACAACATTGCTCTTCCGATGCCATTGGTTGATCGAGGTCTTGGAGACCCAAGGAACATCCTAGGTGTTATTGTGAGTAGGAGCATGAACGACCAATACAGAGTGGCCACCAAAAGTTGTATTCTAAAAGGAAGCTATTCCAGGAGTCAGTTTGACATTTGTCCTGAGAGATTGCTGAAAGAAAGTGACATTAACCATGACATTGAAATTTCTCTCCGAGAAGCCGTTATCAAATCCTCTATCAGTGGAGGACAAGGTTTTGTTAAGTGTTCATGTAATGGTCCCAAAAAATGTCAAACAAACAGATGCAAATGTTTCAAATGTAAACAGCTATGCAATAGTAGATGCCACAATAGCCTCAACtgtgtaaataaataattctgtaattgatatgtcatgtgtttttactattgttcgattgttctatcgtactattgatttaatttttcactagtgcttttatatttgtgactttctatgaataaaattattataccaggtgatctattcttgcaattattgtaaatattgatattactattgctaGTCATTTACTTTTTAACTAGTGATATTTATAATATGTGTGAATTTTCAtgtgaataaaattataagagtacAAAATAGTTACTTTCGCTTTTTAAACATATAAAGCTCAATAACAAATGActttagtcatttcgtgaaatgtctGGTCACCAAATTCAGTCGTTTCACGGAAAGGCTGGAATTTTCCCTCAATTCGTGAATTGACTgacccctacaggcattacatgaaatgactaacagttttagtcatttcacgaaataactgacttcacagtttgactgtaacatatatatatatatatacatacatatatatatatatatatatatatatatatatatatatatatatatatatatatatatatatatatatatatatatcctaatccttgtatgaagatatgtgtttacgtcaaggtaaatgaactctataattatgaaaattccacaaaacctaactatacAGCATGTTCCTatagcaagatttcatcttgcttgcgaggggagttagtAGCCTTTGTGAATTCTCTGACACAAGGCGCTCGCCTGACAGTATCGGCTGTACAATGTActcacgaaccttttataataaagtgaaaaaaaaaaaaacccatgttccgatgtctcattatctgtcaacATAGGACATATTGAAGTCAGGTGTAGAAATAcgcctgtttgtgtatgctgtgagcaaagttgaATTTTGAGCCAgtaatttaaaagttcaagatacataGGTACACAAGGACTAACTTAGCAGTTGGATATAGCGttaccgatgaagaatatagacaggaaattagaacgcaagaattggaaaataagtcagATAACCTAGAACAGTTAATGAATAGATTCTTTGTTGAACGAAAAGAGGAGTGGCATGCAACCATAGTATGTCCAACGTACATGAATGAAGTCCAaaggcacacaagtgaaagtatatatgcacagccgagtgaagatatgcaaattgtagttcgaaagttgccagaactccaggcaagtgttaagccttctgatgatcaacgacctaacgaagggtttcaattgattgaagtgtttttgagagaccttgaagtagccacatatgggtggtcggaaaaagaaaaagctattcaagtagtGAAGTTGCCGAAAGGTGCTCCAGTAATGGAGGTAATGTATTGgctacaagacagtttaagaagttatattgaaataaaacgacgttaaattgagaagtatgccttacctggtgcgagaaagggggacataaaagaaaattgcaaACCCGAAATTCGAGAAGGTGAATTCATTCTTAGTTTTGTAACTCGCACTTTTTGGGATTACAATTCATTTGCTACCAGGAGTTCCAATCTCTAAGAAGGCAATAAAAAACAATTGCTAGTAaatatattcacagattagtaaacactatttatgtttatttgttcgatgacaatcattCGTTATCAGACGTAGtgagcgtgatacaaaacattctagacagtttgccagaagaaaaaattactgggaataactggcacgattccgagaagttggcagccataagAGGCACTCACCAAGCCCTaaagtgggagaggggagaacgcagtcagcaggtgagaagagtcttcagatgatggcagtgtgggggagaggggcaccaacaagtggagtgccccacccaagcatccccgctgttacacttgtcaggcctacagttatctatctcaagagtgcccagcaaaaaatgccgaggggggggcgggctgtggcacacgcacacttCCCCCCACCCAGTATCCGAGGAAAAGGATATAGAGGAAGGGGGAAACGAGGGAGATCGATTcagagccacccccccccccaaacatgaTATCAGAAGTAGCAGCTGAGGCAGTACTCCCATCGACAATGGTCTTGGTAGagaaggcactgggacctccatcggtacccccaacctcactcctgcagcactagggagcagcggcgttgcagctgaggtcattggcccgtgccccatatatcgtaatggccagataggaatgttagcagttaggattgacctgccagataaatcctttCGAGCACGGATTGACGcaagagccagcgtttcactgattgaaaaaagattctcctcaaacccactacagtcacgGCATCCgtcgtcctcgacacgccaggaggaaataaattacACATAAACCATAAACGATCCTCAACTTTAatgtgggatctgtgaagtttatacTAGATCTTTTTGTCTTGCCTaccttggaaattccaggaatcaaggctgttttaggaattgatttcatatctagtaatcaaatatgtatttttgggggaaaagatacaataacagtaaaagcaggacggggcattttgccgatagaaagtcatgagagagtaagtgcttgtgcgggcacggagagacatttaagtaaggtaacagctgtacctgagagaggagaagtgctgtctccccagacacttacgagcatatcagtctCTTCCGGATGGAACCaaagtcgttgttaaaccccatgacgaTTGGACGCATGTAATCatagagggcttatcggaaataaaaaagaacagagctgatataacgatagttaatttgtcaaacaaAAGAGCtgtattaggaagtgattctgtgtgtgaattggagttatgtgaaattgctaataatgggatgttgtgaGCCACAGCTCCAGCCTGTACAGACGAACGTATTAAGAATTTCATTATGTAAGAGTGAAatctatgtccgtcagaatatcaacctgtatttagtgacattgtcaataataatTCCGATATAATTGTAATTGGACATGAACCACCCGGGattattgattgatttccctttagcattgaaactgggcaggcggagccaatcaggtcaaggccttataaggtacccattcatttccagggagagatagaaagggaaattagtaaattaagggaacaagggataatcgaggagagcgaatcttcGTGGGCTTATCCAACTGTAGCTGTTagaaaaaaggatggcttggtaagattgtgtgttggttataggaagttgaatgcagtcactaaggataatgcatttccattgccctcgatcgaggaattacttgtgaaggtaaagGATAGTAAATATTATACAACTGTTgctttaaaatctggatactatcaaattccaattcaggaagacaataaatgtaaaacggcatttatacctaacgatcaactattttagtTCAATTTTCTTCCGttaggtgttaaaaatgctccaagtcatttctctagagtaatgatggtggttttgtctcccttaattggcaataatgttcttgtttatttagacaatatcataattacagggaaaacggccgtagaagataataatattcgtaaagttttaaaagcattgcaacgtaatggtggaaataaatttgtcaaagcgtaaattattttgtaaacaggtaaaatttttaggtcacataataaccccagagggTATCCAACCattccccagtaaagtagcggctattagagatttcccccggCCACGTAACCCTATGGAAGTAGCTGGGGTCCTTGggttcgctgggtattaccgtaaattcataagaggttttggagagatagcgagacccttagatgctttaaagaaacaataagtaataaattg
Proteins encoded:
- the LOC137645361 gene encoding KRAB-A domain-containing protein 2-like, whose amino-acid sequence is MSESIELKFREELFSRYEKCSKYLIPKDAYFQMIEDIHRASERKITKIHYEYYLMSKYEVLQCGDVEKIIKKRQTLDETPVYYVSIEDTFDIVKRAHVATGHGGRDRMTKELQVKYDNIQRDAIELFKSLCLECQKKRKRPMTKGVVVKPIPSTEFSSRGQVDLIDMQSMSYNGSEFTAQIITELRSLWPELSIVHGKPRHPQSQGSVERANGDIKDMLVAWMADNNSTDWATGIKFVQFSKNLAYHAGIKRSPYAAMFGVNTRVGLTSTSLPQEIISCLQSEQDLITTLQQQETDANEPEAEADVNEPKREPPKAEINESEQEPSHNPSIKRTLINFITASAPSK